TCGTCGCGGTCGCGATCGGTGTCGCAGCGGTGCTGTTCGCCAAGGACCTGTTCGCCGGCTTCGGCGACGTCCCCGACTACTCCGGCGCGGGCGGCGACACGGTGCAGGTGCGCGTCGACGAGGGCGACACCATCTCGGACATCGCCGTCAAGCTCGAGGACGCCGGCGTGGTCAAGTCGGCGCGGGCATTCACCGAGGCGGCGTCCGCGAACGACAAGTCCAAGAGCGTGCAGCCCGGGCTGTACTCGCTGAAGAAGCAGATGAAGGCCTCCCTCGCGCTGGAGGCGATGCTCGACCCCAACGCGGTCCAGACGTACAAGATCACCTTCGCCGAGGGACTCACGGTCGACCAGACGATCGCCAAGCTCGCCGAGAGCACCGGCAAGCCGAAGTCGGACTTCGAGGCGGCCCTCGGCGACCGCGCCAATCTCGGCCTGCCCGGCTGGGTGCCGGCGAACGCCAACAAGCTCGAGGGCTTCCTGCAGCCGGGCACCTACACCTTCGACCCGGAGCAGACGCCGCTGGCCATGCTGCAGGCGATGGTGGCGCAGTTCAACGCGGTCGCCGCGGAGACCCAGCTCGAGCAGAAGGCCGCGGCGGTCGGCCAGTCGCCGTACGGCGTGCTGATCATCGCCTCGCTCATCGAGCGGGAGGCCAAGCACGACGACGAGCGGCCCAAGGTCGCGCGCGTCATCTACAACCGGCTCGCCAAGCCGATGCCGCTGCAGATCGACGCCGCCACCGCGTACGGCGCCGGCAAGCCCGGCGACCAGCTGACGAAGTCCGACCTCGAGGACAAGAACAACCCGTACAACCTGCGGGTGCTCCCCGGGCTGACGCCCACGCCGATCGCCAGCTCCAGCGAGGCGTCCATCGCGGCGGCGCTGGCCCCGGCCGACGGCACGTGGCTGTACTACGTGCGCAACAGCGAGGACGGGCACCACGCGTTCGTGACCACCGATCAGGAGTTCCTGGCCGCCAAGCAGCAGTGCCAGCAGAAGGGCTGGTGCTGACCCGGCCATGACGGCGCGTCGCGCGTGCGCGGTGATCGGATCACCGATCGAGCACTCCCGGTCCCCGGCGCTGCACCTGGCCGCCTACCGGCAGCTCGGCCTCGACTGGACCTACACCCGCCGCGAGGTGGCGGCCGGTGACCTCGCCGCCTTCGTCGACGCCGTGAGTACGGGCGGGCTCGACGGCCTGCCGTGCGGCGGGCTGTCGGTGACCATGCCGGGCAAGGCCGAGGCGCTGGAGCGGGCGGAGGTCCGGGACCCGCGGGCCGAGGCGCTCGGCGCCGCGAACACGCTCGTGCCGCTGTACGAAGGCGCGCGGATCACCTCCTGGCACGCCTACAACACCGACGTCGACGGCATCGTCGGCGCGCTCGCCGACCAGGGGCACGCGCAGGCCGGCGACCGGCACGCCGTGATCCTCGGCGCGGGTGGCACCGCGGCCGCGGCGCTCGCCGCGCTGCAGAGCCTCGGCGCGACCCGGACCGACGTCGTCGTGCGCGATCCCCGGCGGGCCGCGACGCTCGCCGCCGTCGGCGACCGCCTGGGCTGCGCGATCGACCTCGTCCCCTGGTCGGAGCTCGCCTCGACGGTGAGCGGCGCCGACCTCGTGCTGAGCACGGTCCCGCCCGGCGCCGCGGACGCCGCAGCCGATGCCCGGTTCCACCACGGGCAGGTGGTGCTCGACGCGGCGTACGGCGGCGGCGCCAGCGCGCTGCTCGCGGCGGCGCGCGCGGGCGGCGCGGTGGCGATCGACGGCATCTGGATGCTGCTGCACCAGGCCGTCGAGCAGGTCCGGCTGATGACCGGACGGCGGCCTTCCGTGGCCGCCATGCGCGCCGCGCTGGGATGACCGTGCTGGGGCTGCCGGCCGCCGACCTGGCGATCGCCGTCACCGCGGTCGCGACCGGCGTCCCGCTGATCCGCGTCGACGTCCGCGAACATCGGCTGCCCGATCGGCTCACCGCGCCCGCGGCGCTGGTGATCCTCGCGATCGCGGCGATCGGCGCGGTGTTCTCCGGAGGCGGCCGGTGGCCGCCGATGCTGCTCACCGGGGCGGCGCTGGCGACCGGCGGCTATCTGCTCGCGCTGCTCTCACCAGGCGCGTTCGGTCTCGGCGACGTGAAGCTCCTCGGGGTGATCGGGCTGGCGCTCGGGCACCTCGACCCGGCCACCGTCGTCCTGTGGCTGCTCGCCCTGTCGGTGTGCACCGCGCTCTGGCTGGTGCTCGCGCGGTACGTCGACAGGCAGAGCGACCTCGCGGTGCCGTGGCGGCGCCGGCACGTCGCGTTCGGGCCGCCGATGATCACCGCCTGGTGGCTCGTGTACGTCGTGCTGGCCCTCGCGGCCGCGCTGCGCGGCTGAGGCGGCCCGACCCGGCGAAGCCCGCGGCGCCGGTGATGGGAGAATCGAGCAATGCTGCGTTGGTTGACCGCTGGTGAGTCCCATGGCCCCGTCCTGACCGCGATCGTGGAGGGGATGCCCGCCGGCGTACCCATCACCACCGGGGCCGTGCAGGACGAGCTCGCCCGCCGGCGCCTCGGCTACGGCCGCGGCGCGCGGATGAAGTTCGAGAAGGACGTCGTCACCGTGGCCGGCGGCGTACGGCACGGCGTCACGCTCGGCTCGCCGATCGCCATCCACGTCGCCAACACCGAGTGGCCCAAGTGGGAGACCGTGATGTCCGCCGACCCGGTGGACGACGACCTGCTGGCCGCCCAGGCCCGCAACGCGCCGCTGACCCGGCCACGGCCCGGGCACGCGGACCTGTCGGGGATCCAGAAGTACGGCTTCGACGACGCCCGGCCGGTGCTCGAGCGGGCCAGCGCCCGCGAGACCGCGGCGCGCGTCGCGCTGGGCGCGATCGCCAAGTCGTTCGTGCGCGAGGTGTGCGGCGCCGAGGTCATCAGCCACGTCGTCGAGCTCGGCACGGTGAAGGCCCCCGACGGTCTGGTCCCGCAGCCCGGCGATCTCGCGGTCATCGACGAGAGCCCCGCGCGCTGCCT
This region of Cumulibacter manganitolerans genomic DNA includes:
- the mltG gene encoding endolytic transglycosylase MltG — protein: MARHQQGTRDDGSEVDDLGALIRGNIDGEEHAYDRPKRHRRLAPALAALVAVAIGVAAVLFAKDLFAGFGDVPDYSGAGGDTVQVRVDEGDTISDIAVKLEDAGVVKSARAFTEAASANDKSKSVQPGLYSLKKQMKASLALEAMLDPNAVQTYKITFAEGLTVDQTIAKLAESTGKPKSDFEAALGDRANLGLPGWVPANANKLEGFLQPGTYTFDPEQTPLAMLQAMVAQFNAVAAETQLEQKAAAVGQSPYGVLIIASLIEREAKHDDERPKVARVIYNRLAKPMPLQIDAATAYGAGKPGDQLTKSDLEDKNNPYNLRVLPGLTPTPIASSSEASIAAALAPADGTWLYYVRNSEDGHHAFVTTDQEFLAAKQQCQQKGWC
- a CDS encoding shikimate dehydrogenase, encoding MTARRACAVIGSPIEHSRSPALHLAAYRQLGLDWTYTRREVAAGDLAAFVDAVSTGGLDGLPCGGLSVTMPGKAEALERAEVRDPRAEALGAANTLVPLYEGARITSWHAYNTDVDGIVGALADQGHAQAGDRHAVILGAGGTAAAALAALQSLGATRTDVVVRDPRRAATLAAVGDRLGCAIDLVPWSELASTVSGADLVLSTVPPGAADAAADARFHHGQVVLDAAYGGGASALLAAARAGGAVAIDGIWMLLHQAVEQVRLMTGRRPSVAAMRAALG
- a CDS encoding prepilin peptidase yields the protein MLGLPAADLAIAVTAVATGVPLIRVDVREHRLPDRLTAPAALVILAIAAIGAVFSGGGRWPPMLLTGAALATGGYLLALLSPGAFGLGDVKLLGVIGLALGHLDPATVVLWLLALSVCTALWLVLARYVDRQSDLAVPWRRRHVAFGPPMITAWWLVYVVLALAAALRG
- the aroC gene encoding chorismate synthase, giving the protein MLRWLTAGESHGPVLTAIVEGMPAGVPITTGAVQDELARRRLGYGRGARMKFEKDVVTVAGGVRHGVTLGSPIAIHVANTEWPKWETVMSADPVDDDLLAAQARNAPLTRPRPGHADLSGIQKYGFDDARPVLERASARETAARVALGAIAKSFVREVCGAEVISHVVELGTVKAPDGLVPQPGDLAVIDESPARCLDPATTEAMVAEIDETRKAGDTIGGVVEVVVSGLPIGLGSYVHWDRRLDARLAAALMGIQAIKGVEVGDGFETARRRGSAAHDEIESPDGTIARRTNRAGGIEGGMTNGEVLRVKAAMKPISTVPRALDTVDIATGEKAVAINQRSDVCAVPAAGVVAEAMVALELANALVEKFGGDSVAETRRNLEAYVAAMAVR